In Nocardia sp. NBC_01327, the genomic stretch TGCTGATCCTGGGCGTGCTCGGGGTGTTCTGCTGCGGCGCGTGCGCGCCGGTCGCGTGGGCACTCGGTGCACGATCGCTGCGTGAGATCGACGCCTCCGGCGGCATCTACGGCGGCCGCCACCAGGTCCTGATCGGCCTCGTCCTCGGCATTATCGGCACCATTCTCATGGCCGCCGGCGGCGTGCTGTTCTTCCTGATGGTCCTCGGCGGCCGCAGCTGACCGGGCGACCTACGGGCAGTTGCCGGTTCCCGCATCGTGCGCCCCATCGAT encodes the following:
- a CDS encoding DUF4190 domain-containing protein, which encodes MFDPYGSQLNGPVMWSRPQHGPQEHPHAMMVLILGVLGVFCCGACAPVAWALGARSLREIDASGGIYGGRHQVLIGLVLGIIGTILMAAGGVLFFLMVLGGRS